One window from the genome of Vespula pensylvanica isolate Volc-1 chromosome 11, ASM1446617v1, whole genome shotgun sequence encodes:
- the LOC122632898 gene encoding LOW QUALITY PROTEIN: uncharacterized protein LOC122632898 (The sequence of the model RefSeq protein was modified relative to this genomic sequence to represent the inferred CDS: substituted 1 base at 1 genomic stop codon), translated as MSINISIADFINVNQWSDVXHAFAVKVYYKNDDCIVTIKRLFRRKFNVNRNNPVTSGHAIKTWIKNFEETGSVLKK; from the exons atgtCGATAAATATCTCAAT tGCG GATTTTATAAATGTGAATCAATGGAGCGATGTGTAACATGCGTTCGCCGTTAaggtatattataaaaatgatgattgTATCGTGACCATTAAACGGTTATTTCGCCGCAAGTTCAACGTCAACCGTAATAATCCAGTGACGTCTGGTCATGCCATTAAAACATGGATTAAGAACTTTGAAGAAACTGGTTCTGtactgaaaaaataa
- the LOC122633104 gene encoding odorant receptor 56a-like, with protein sequence MIIFAITLFADICMMLDDLSIVTDDGCIFAGITVVLFNVINCQFTRDRIARLSYETLNSCEELCQLSGKYFHFNNIMSKYLFFIEVNFTEKLKYYLWRDKIPFYSFCSLGYLLVIALIFVTPTEDGSLPIRARYPFDIKTSPGHEIGFAVEACSIFFGVTAILAIDTIIVSICNLILLQLEILNMNFQNCSTTEIKCFIDKNDDNVIGKDRSIMIQKRKPRYRFEELFKQYIQHHQRLVTMIDDLNDLFNSSMLVQMFSSTSMICLTGFQAIVVSGQDSNFWKYSIYLGAAVSQLLYICWIGNEMITHSSSLAEAQWLSQWHDQPFDRTANLLIFSSMFSQKPLRLKAGKFYTLSLETFIAIMKGSYSFFALLNSMHLEDDG encoded by the exons ATGATAATATTTGCGATAACACTTTTCGCTGATATTTGCATGATGCTTGACGATCTATCAATAGTGACAGACGATGGTTGTATATTTGCTGGAATCACTGTAGTTCTTTTTAACGTGATCAATTGTCAATTCACACGTGATAGGATTGCTCGACTGAGTTATGAAACGTTGAACTCTTGCGAGGAACTTTGTCAATTGTCTGGTAAATATTTTCActtcaataatataatgtcaaaata tttatttttcatagaagTCAACTTtacagaaaaattaaaatattatttatggcGAGATAAAATACCATTTTACAGTTTCTGTTCATTGGGTTATCTTTTGGTAATTGCTTTGATATTTGTTACACCAACAGAAGATGGAAGCTTACCGATAAGAGCACGTTATCCTTTTGACATCAAGACATCACCAGGACACGAAATAGGCTTCGCTGTAGAAGCTTGTAGCATATTTTTTGGCGTAACTGCAATTTTAGCGATTGATACCATAATTGTATCTATTTGTAATTTGATTCTCTTGCAATTAGAGATACtaaatatgaattttcaaaattgttcAACAACAGAGATCAAATGTTTTATTGATAAGAACGATGATAATGTGATcggaaaagatcgatcgataatgatCCAAAAGAGAAAACCTCGATATCGATTCGAAGAACTCTTTAAACAATACATTCAACATCATCAACGTTTGGTGACCATGATCGATGATTTAAATGATCTATTTAATTCTAGCATGTTGGTTCAAATGTTTTCGAGTACTTCGATGATATGCTTAACTGGATTTCAAGCTATTGTG gtCTCTGGACAAGATTCAAATTTTtggaaatattcaatttaCTTAGGTGCTGCTGTTAGTCaacttctttatatatgttgGATAGGAAATGAAATGATAACTCAC agtTCATCATTGGCCGAAGCACAATGGCTTTCTCAGTGGCATGATCAACCATTCGATCGAACtgcaaatttattaatattctcctCCATGTTCTCGCAAAAACCATTGAGATTGAAAGCAGGcaaattttatacattatctTTGGAGACATTTATCGCT ataatgaAAGGATCGTACTCCTTCTTCGCTCTACTGAATAGCATGCATTTGGAAGACGATGGATGA